The proteins below are encoded in one region of Streptomyces marianii:
- a CDS encoding amino acid ABC transporter permease codes for MSSVLYDAPGTRAKRRNIGYTVLFLAVLALVVWWVYDGLSSKGQLDWVKWEPFFTSSQPYATYLWPGLQNTLIAATLALVIALPLGAVFGIARLSDHRSVRAVAGTVVEFFRAIPVLILMLFANAAYADFTDISSDVRPLYAVVTGLVLYNASVLAEIVRAGIQSLPRGQTDAAKAIGMRKGQTMRHVLLPQSVTAMLPAIVSQMVVIVKDTALGGAMLSFNELLSSVRPMSANYGANTIACFTVVAVIFVSLNFALTSAAGWLERKLRRGKKSTGAVVHAGPGGGLETVGPAGGVSTQGDFKSGAGGGG; via the coding sequence ATGAGTTCCGTCCTCTACGACGCCCCGGGCACGCGTGCCAAGCGGCGCAACATCGGCTACACCGTCCTGTTCCTGGCCGTGCTCGCGCTGGTCGTGTGGTGGGTCTACGACGGCCTGAGCTCCAAGGGCCAGCTCGACTGGGTCAAGTGGGAGCCGTTCTTCACCAGCTCCCAGCCGTACGCCACCTACCTCTGGCCCGGACTGCAGAACACCCTGATCGCGGCGACCCTCGCGCTGGTCATCGCACTGCCGCTCGGTGCTGTCTTCGGCATCGCCCGGCTCTCCGACCACCGTTCGGTCCGCGCCGTCGCCGGCACGGTAGTGGAGTTCTTCCGCGCCATCCCCGTGCTGATCCTGATGCTGTTCGCCAACGCGGCCTACGCCGACTTCACCGACATCAGCAGCGATGTGCGCCCGCTGTACGCGGTGGTCACCGGCCTGGTGCTGTACAACGCCTCGGTCCTCGCGGAAATCGTCCGGGCCGGCATCCAGTCCCTGCCGCGGGGCCAGACGGACGCCGCCAAGGCGATCGGCATGCGCAAGGGCCAGACGATGCGGCACGTACTGCTGCCGCAGTCGGTGACGGCCATGCTGCCGGCCATCGTCAGCCAGATGGTCGTCATCGTGAAGGACACCGCCCTCGGCGGCGCGATGCTCTCCTTCAACGAACTGCTGTCCTCCGTACGGCCGATGAGCGCCAACTACGGCGCCAACACCATCGCCTGCTTCACCGTCGTCGCCGTCATCTTCGTCTCGCTGAACTTCGCCCTCACCTCCGCGGCGGGGTGGCTGGAGCGCAAGCTGCGGCGCGGCAAGAAGAGCACGGGCGCCGTCGTCCACGCCGGTCCCGGCGGCGGTCTGGAGACGGTGGGGCCCGCCGGCGGTGTCTCCACACAGGGCGACTTCAAGTCGGGCGCCGGAGGCGGGGGCTGA
- the recA gene encoding recombinase RecA: MAGTDREKALDAALAQIERQFGKGAVMRMGERSKEPIEVIPTGSTALDVALGVGGLPRGRVVEIYGPESSGKTTLTLHAVANAQKAGGQVAFVDAEHALDPEYAKKLGVDIDNLILSQPDNGEQALEIVDMLVRSGALDLIVIDSVAALVPRAEIEGEMGDSHVGLQARLMSQALRKITSALNQSKTTAIFINQLREKIGVMFGSPETTTGGRALKFYASVRIDIRRIETLKDGTEAVGNRTRCKVVKNKVAPPFKQAEFDILYGQGISREGGLIDMGVEHGFVRKAGAWYTYEGDQLGQGKENARNFLKDNPDLANEIEKKIKEKLGVGVSSTEAPAVEPGADAASAAAPADAPAKSVSAPATKAAKATKTATAAKG, encoded by the coding sequence ATGGCAGGAACCGACCGCGAGAAGGCGCTCGACGCCGCGCTCGCGCAGATTGAACGACAGTTCGGCAAGGGCGCCGTGATGCGCATGGGCGAGCGGTCGAAGGAGCCCATCGAGGTCATCCCGACTGGCTCGACGGCGCTCGATGTCGCGCTCGGTGTCGGTGGCCTGCCGCGCGGCCGTGTGGTGGAGATCTACGGCCCGGAGTCCTCCGGCAAGACGACTCTGACCCTGCACGCCGTCGCCAACGCGCAGAAGGCGGGCGGCCAGGTCGCCTTCGTCGACGCCGAGCACGCCCTCGACCCCGAGTACGCGAAGAAGCTCGGCGTCGACATCGACAACCTGATCCTTTCCCAGCCGGACAACGGCGAACAGGCGCTCGAGATCGTCGACATGCTGGTCCGTTCCGGCGCGCTCGACCTCATCGTCATCGACTCCGTCGCCGCGCTCGTGCCGCGCGCGGAGATCGAGGGCGAGATGGGCGACTCCCACGTGGGTCTCCAGGCTCGGCTGATGAGCCAGGCTCTGCGGAAGATCACGAGCGCGCTCAACCAGTCCAAGACCACGGCGATCTTCATCAACCAGCTCCGCGAGAAGATCGGCGTGATGTTCGGCTCGCCGGAGACCACGACCGGCGGCCGTGCGTTGAAGTTCTACGCCTCGGTGCGTATCGACATCCGTCGCATCGAGACCCTGAAGGACGGCACCGAGGCCGTCGGTAACCGCACCCGCTGCAAGGTCGTCAAGAACAAGGTCGCGCCGCCCTTCAAGCAGGCCGAGTTCGACATCCTCTACGGCCAGGGCATCAGCCGCGAGGGCGGCCTGATCGACATGGGCGTGGAGCACGGCTTCGTCCGCAAGGCCGGCGCCTGGTACACGTACGAGGGCGACCAGCTCGGCCAGGGCAAGGAGAACGCGCGGAACTTCCTGAAGGACAACCCCGATCTCGCCAATGAGATCGAGAAGAAGATCAAGGAGAAGCTGGGCGTCGGAGTGAGCAGCACCGAGGCCCCGGCGGTAGAGCCCGGCGCGGACGCGGCGAGCGCCGCCGCTCCGGCCGATGCTCCCGCCAAGTCGGTGTCCGCGCCCGCCACCAAGGCGGCGAAGGCCACCAAGACGGCCACGGCGGCCAAGGGCTGA
- a CDS encoding FAD-dependent monooxygenase has translation MDPVIVVGAGPVGLALALALAAQGVPSVVLDEGEGKDEPRPARTVLLRADTAALAERLGCATIRDEGARWAGWRSLRRKQELRRVEFHGEDLPAPVHLPQHALVRGLRDAVDAADLVRVATHSRLDALEQDGSGVTAHTRGPGATWWRGSFLVGCDGARSTVRKLLGVRFPGRTAVERHAVAALRTELPWPGEGVLHRLPPWRAVGDEVTARPLPDGVWRLDWLLPARGELVTPDALVSRVRDTLAGWCEGPPQYDLLDTGVHTLHHRLARRWRVDRAFLAGDAAHLLGAVGTQGVDEGMRDADNLAWKLARAWHHGASDTLLDSYQAERRTAVAARLRAADQSLPILRGTGGLRTYLPGAARGHDTLLTDGHLGLGALGAPPAYPYSPLTPPHSDAHTAVGTPVGAPVADVAVTTPEGTAARLRDRLGRARLLVVLIAPGTGVWDRRHWVTAGVMPRLATAVSELPARAELLVAESYPGASAHTVLLVRPDGHLVAAFGGVRPAELYAAADTVRGGAPGASEARAEHAAARSD, from the coding sequence GTGGACCCGGTGATCGTCGTCGGCGCGGGTCCGGTCGGGCTCGCGCTCGCCCTCGCCCTCGCCGCTCAGGGCGTTCCTTCGGTGGTCCTCGACGAGGGCGAGGGCAAGGACGAGCCGCGCCCCGCACGTACGGTCCTCCTGCGCGCGGACACCGCGGCACTCGCCGAACGCCTGGGCTGCGCCACGATCCGTGACGAAGGAGCCCGCTGGGCCGGCTGGCGTTCGCTGCGGCGCAAGCAGGAACTGCGCCGGGTGGAGTTCCACGGGGAAGATCTGCCGGCTCCCGTGCACCTGCCCCAGCACGCCCTGGTGCGGGGACTGCGGGACGCCGTGGACGCGGCGGACCTGGTGCGGGTCGCCACGCACAGCCGACTCGACGCGCTGGAACAGGACGGGAGCGGTGTCACCGCGCACACGCGCGGGCCCGGGGCGACCTGGTGGCGCGGGAGTTTCCTGGTCGGCTGCGACGGGGCCAGGTCGACGGTCAGAAAGCTCCTCGGGGTCCGGTTCCCCGGCCGGACCGCCGTGGAGCGCCACGCCGTCGCCGCCCTGCGCACCGAACTGCCCTGGCCCGGTGAGGGCGTACTGCACCGGCTGCCGCCGTGGCGCGCGGTCGGCGACGAGGTGACCGCGCGACCGCTGCCCGACGGCGTCTGGCGGCTGGACTGGCTGCTGCCCGCACGCGGCGAACTGGTGACGCCCGACGCGTTGGTGTCACGGGTCCGGGACACGCTGGCCGGCTGGTGCGAGGGGCCGCCGCAGTACGACCTCCTCGACACCGGCGTCCACACGCTGCACCACCGGCTGGCCCGGCGCTGGCGTGTGGACCGCGCCTTCCTCGCCGGGGACGCGGCCCATCTCCTCGGCGCGGTCGGCACCCAGGGCGTGGACGAGGGCATGCGCGACGCCGACAACCTGGCGTGGAAGCTCGCCCGGGCCTGGCACCACGGCGCCTCCGACACCCTGCTCGACAGCTACCAGGCCGAACGGCGCACGGCGGTCGCCGCACGGCTGCGGGCCGCGGACCAGTCCCTGCCGATACTGCGCGGCACCGGTGGTCTGCGGACGTATCTGCCGGGCGCCGCGCGGGGGCACGACACGCTCCTGACGGACGGCCATCTGGGGCTCGGCGCGCTGGGTGCGCCCCCTGCCTACCCGTACTCCCCCCTCACGCCTCCGCACTCCGACGCGCACACCGCAGTCGGAACCCCGGTCGGTGCTCCGGTGGCGGACGTCGCCGTGACGACGCCCGAGGGGACGGCCGCCCGGCTGCGGGACCGGCTGGGCCGGGCCCGGCTGCTCGTGGTCCTGATCGCCCCCGGTACGGGCGTGTGGGACCGGCGCCACTGGGTGACGGCGGGCGTCATGCCCCGGCTCGCCACGGCGGTGTCGGAGCTGCCCGCCCGGGCGGAGCTGCTCGTCGCCGAGTCCTATCCGGGTGCATCGGCGCACACGGTGCTGCTGGTCAGGCCGGACGGGCACCTCGTGGCGGCCTTCGGCGGCGTGCGCCCGGCCGAGCTGTACGCCGCGGCCGACACGGTGCGCGGAGGTGCGCCCGGGGCCTCGGAGGCCCGCGCCGAGCACGCGGCCGCCCGGTCGGACTGA
- a CDS encoding DUF3046 domain-containing protein, producing the protein MRLTIFWERMEEHFGAAYADSFARDHVMTELGGRTVYEALAAGWETKDVWRGVCAAVGIPADQR; encoded by the coding sequence ATGCGGTTGACGATTTTCTGGGAGCGGATGGAAGAGCACTTCGGTGCGGCGTACGCCGACTCCTTCGCGCGCGACCATGTGATGACGGAACTCGGGGGCCGGACGGTGTATGAGGCGCTGGCCGCCGGCTGGGAGACGAAGGACGTCTGGCGCGGGGTCTGCGCCGCGGTCGGCATCCCGGCGGACCAGCGCTGA
- a CDS encoding AI-2E family transporter yields MPRWLPRAMVLALALYGCFQLGSWAFHQLIGLLVNVLIAFFLALAVEPAVGRMAARGVRRGIATFLVFIAVLAVSVGFVVALGSLLAGQIVEMVEDFPQYLDQVINWINKTFHSELSRVAIQDSLLRSDWLQKYVQNSATGVLDVSATVLGGLFKLLTIFLFSFYFAADGPRLRRTLCSVLPPSKQAEVLRAWEIAVDKTGGYLYSRGLMALISGVAHYVLLAMLDVPYAPALAMWVGLVSQFIPTIGTYLAGALPMLIAFTINPWYALWVLGFVLVYQQFENYVLQPKLTARTVDIHPAVAFGSVIAGTALLGAVGALIAIPAVATLQAFLGAYVRRYAVTEDPRVHGHRRHGEAVLARVQRALRSKKDGTAADGEAGA; encoded by the coding sequence ATGCCCCGCTGGCTGCCCCGCGCCATGGTGCTCGCGCTGGCGCTCTACGGCTGCTTCCAGCTCGGCAGCTGGGCCTTCCACCAGCTGATCGGTCTGCTGGTCAACGTGCTGATCGCGTTCTTCCTGGCGCTCGCGGTCGAACCGGCGGTGGGGCGGATGGCGGCCCGCGGAGTGCGGCGCGGCATCGCCACGTTCCTCGTCTTCATCGCGGTGCTGGCCGTGAGCGTGGGCTTCGTCGTGGCGCTCGGCTCGTTGCTGGCCGGCCAGATCGTCGAGATGGTCGAGGACTTCCCGCAGTACCTGGACCAGGTGATCAACTGGATTAACAAGACCTTCCACAGCGAACTGTCGAGAGTCGCGATCCAGGACAGTCTGCTGCGTTCCGACTGGCTGCAGAAGTACGTGCAGAACAGCGCGACCGGCGTGCTCGACGTCTCGGCCACGGTGCTCGGCGGGCTGTTCAAGCTGTTGACGATCTTCCTCTTCTCCTTCTACTTCGCGGCGGACGGGCCGAGGCTGCGGCGCACGCTGTGCTCGGTGCTGCCGCCGTCGAAGCAGGCGGAGGTGCTGCGGGCCTGGGAGATCGCCGTCGACAAGACCGGCGGGTACCTGTACTCGCGCGGGCTGATGGCGCTGATCTCGGGTGTCGCCCACTACGTGCTCCTGGCGATGCTGGACGTGCCCTACGCCCCGGCGCTGGCCATGTGGGTGGGGCTGGTGTCGCAGTTCATCCCCACCATCGGCACGTATCTCGCGGGAGCCCTGCCGATGCTGATCGCCTTCACGATCAACCCCTGGTACGCGCTGTGGGTACTGGGCTTCGTGCTGGTCTACCAGCAGTTCGAGAACTACGTGCTGCAGCCGAAGCTCACCGCCAGGACGGTGGACATCCATCCGGCGGTGGCGTTCGGCTCGGTGATCGCCGGCACCGCGCTGCTGGGAGCCGTCGGCGCGCTGATCGCGATTCCGGCCGTCGCCACGCTGCAGGCGTTCCTCGGCGCGTACGTGAGGCGCTACGCCGTGACCGAGGACCCGCGGGTCCACGGCCACCGGAGACACGGCGAGGCGGTCCTCGCCCGGGTCCAGCGAGCCCTGCGCAGCAAGAAGGACGGGACGGCGGCCGACGGGGAGGCAGGCGCCTGA